The sequence below is a genomic window from Nitrospira sp..
CTATGCAAGCAGAGTGCACTCAATGCCTAGCCAAGCCTTGTCATGCAAGAACAAGCGTCTCAAATATCATTATTTATCAATGATTTTAGATGCTCTACCGAAAAATGACCAGTGCGCTGGCGCACGAACCGCAAAATCGTGTTAGGATGCGGCTTCTATGCACGCTACACATGCTCCATCTTCGAACGATTGCTCCACATATCTTGCAACGGCCATTCAAGCAGCCGAGGCCGCAGGAACGGTCTTACGCGACTACGCCAAATCCGGATTTCGCATCGACTATAAGGCCGCCATTAACCTCGTGACCGATGCGGATCGACAGGCCGAAGAGCAGATTGTTCGCACAATTCTTTCGGCCTACCCCTCCCACCGCATTCTGGCTGAAGAGCGTGGGCAAGACGGATCGACCGACTCACCCTATCAGTGGATCATCGACCCCCTGGACGGCACCACCAACTTCGCCCACGGCTTTCCGTTTTATTCGGTATCGATTGGGCTGGAGTACAACGGCGAATCCATTCTCGGGGTGGTGTTGGATCCCGTACGCGGCGAGCTGTTTACCAGTATCGCAGGGCAGGGGGCCTACTTGAACGGAGCACGCCTCCATGTTTCATCCATCGATTCACTGGAGCGCGCACTACTGGTCACCGGCTTTGCGTACAACATTCGCGAAACGCCCAACAATAACCTCGATCACTTTTCACGCCTTTCACTACGGGCACAGGCCATTCGTCGCACCGGTTCGGCCGCGCTGGATCTCTGCTATGTCGCGTCGGGGCGGTTCGACGGCTACTGGGAAGTGAAGCTCAGTCCGTGGGATATGGCAGCAGGAATCGTGCTTGTCCGGGAAGCGGGAGGTATCGTGTCCGGATTCAGCAGAGCCCACTTCTCGCTCTACGGGCAGGAACTGGCCGCGACGAACGGCCGCATCCACGATCAGCTTCTCGACGCCATTCACCAACGCGGAAGCAATCACTAATCCACATGGCCGCGCCGCACAGGCGCACCCTTGCTCGGACATCCCATGTACAGCACGACGGTCGATGCGGTATCATGCGCCTCATTCGCCAGATCAAAGGAGTGCATGCAGCATGGCCAGCCAAGTCCCTCCGCAAAAACCGGGCGCGTCGTCAGCAACCAGTCAGGATGTGTGGGATGTCGAACTGTTGCATGTGCACGTGTCACGTAAAGGCACGCTCGTGAACGCCGAGTGGGCGCTCCACCCGCAGATCAAGGCCGACCTCAGCGCCGATGAGTGGAAGGAACTCGGCGAGCTGATGAACAAAGTCACCACCATCGTCGGACATCGTTTCTCCCAAGCCCTCAATGAAGCCGAACCGGCGCCGCCCGGAAACGCATAACCACTTCTCGCCCGCACGACCCGCTCGCAAGCCTGACGCTTGAATAACACGAGCACGATCAGACCACTCAACCAGCGAGGTGATTCATGGACTGCTATTACCATTCGAAGGATCTCGGCAAGTTCGGAGACATGGGCAAGAGCAATCCGGCCTTGTGGGAAAAGTTCATGAATTATTATAGCGCCGTCTTTGCCGACGGAGCGCTGACCGAACGGGAGAAGGCCCTGATTGCGCTCGGTGTAGCCCATGCCGTGCAGTGCCCTTACTGCATCGATGCCTACACGCAAGCCTGCCTGGAAAAGGGATCGAACACAGAGGAAATGACGGAAGCCGTCCACGTAGCCTGCGCCATCCGCGGTGGCGCCTCGCTGGTGCACGGAGTCCAGATGCGGAACGTCGCCGAGAAGTTATCGATGTAGGGGAGGGGATACCATTTTCATGCTCCCACTCAACTCTTGATCGAGTGGGGCGATGAGTCGTAACAACACACC
It includes:
- a CDS encoding inositol monophosphatase, producing the protein MHATHAPSSNDCSTYLATAIQAAEAAGTVLRDYAKSGFRIDYKAAINLVTDADRQAEEQIVRTILSAYPSHRILAEERGQDGSTDSPYQWIIDPLDGTTNFAHGFPFYSVSIGLEYNGESILGVVLDPVRGELFTSIAGQGAYLNGARLHVSSIDSLERALLVTGFAYNIRETPNNNLDHFSRLSLRAQAIRRTGSAALDLCYVASGRFDGYWEVKLSPWDMAAGIVLVREAGGIVSGFSRAHFSLYGQELAATNGRIHDQLLDAIHQRGSNH
- a CDS encoding carboxymuconolactone decarboxylase family protein; translated protein: MDCYYHSKDLGKFGDMGKSNPALWEKFMNYYSAVFADGALTEREKALIALGVAHAVQCPYCIDAYTQACLEKGSNTEEMTEAVHVACAIRGGASLVHGVQMRNVAEKLSM